One Sediminicola sp. YIK13 DNA segment encodes these proteins:
- the atpH gene encoding ATP synthase F1 subunit delta, translating into MNESRAAIRYAKAILDLAVDNKATDAVEKDMRSVLHTLRDSKELHQMMASPVVNSEAKKSVLLEIFKGSNAITTGLIDILVSNKRIGLLNDVAEKYIILNEQLKGEGVAFVTTAVPLSADLEKKILGKISGLTPNKVVVQNFVDESIIGGFVLRMGDMQFDSSIATKLSNLKREFTNSL; encoded by the coding sequence ATGAACGAATCTAGAGCAGCGATACGTTACGCCAAAGCTATTTTGGACTTGGCAGTGGACAATAAAGCCACTGACGCCGTAGAAAAAGATATGCGTTCTGTATTGCACACACTTCGCGACAGTAAAGAATTGCATCAAATGATGGCAAGTCCTGTGGTGAATAGTGAGGCTAAAAAGAGCGTTCTTTTAGAAATTTTCAAGGGTAGTAATGCTATCACCACAGGGTTGATAGATATCCTTGTGTCTAACAAGCGTATAGGCCTTTTGAACGATGTTGCAGAAAAGTACATCATTCTAAACGAACAGTTGAAAGGTGAAGGGGTTGCTTTTGTAACCACTGCAGTGCCTTTAAGCGCTGATTTGGAGAAGAAGATATTGGGGAAGATCTCAGGATTGACACCAAATAAAGTTGTTGTTCAAAATTTCGTGGATGAAAGCATCATAGGTGGTTTTGTGCTTCGAATGGGAGATATGCAATTCGATTCAAGTATTGCAACCAAACTGAGCAATTTAAAGAGAGAGTTTACAAATAGTTTATAA
- the atpE gene encoding ATP synthase F0 subunit C, with translation MYNLIGAGLIVIGAGIGLGQIGGKAMEGIARQPEATNKIQTAMIIIAALLEGLAFGALFLGK, from the coding sequence ATGTACAATTTAATTGGAGCAGGTTTAATCGTAATCGGAGCAGGAATTGGATTAGGTCAAATCGGTGGAAAAGCAATGGAAGGTATTGCTCGTCAGCCAGAGGCAACTAACAAGATTCAAACAGCAATGATTATTATTGCCGCACTTTTGGAAGGTTTGGCATTCGGAGCATTATTCTTAGGAAAATAA
- a CDS encoding lipopolysaccharide biosynthesis protein → MNPLKKLFKQTFIYGLATVLPRMLSFLLTPLYVTVLATDGYGEVSIIFAWFAIFNVLLAYGMETAFFRFYHDAGLNKKTVVTTSLLSIGGSSLLFMLLAFIFKGAVSSFSDIEPQFITYAIWILVLDALVIIPFSWLRANEKPMRYALVKITNVVINLGLNCFFLIALPIIAEKSPDSFLGGLYRPNFEISYIFISMLMASATTLLLMLRLYLRRPYVFDRVIWSSMIKYAAPVLIAGIAFTINEVFDRILLDWLLPDDIAESEIGKYSACYKLTLFMTLFATAFRMGIEPFFFSHSKSENPQKAYAQITNYFVILGSVILLSVVVFADVLKLIIVPNPDYWEAMSVVPIILLASFCLGIYHNLSVWYKVTDRTKIGAYISIVGAILTIVINYVFIPYFGYKASAVATLVAYGTMMVMSFYFGKMYYPIPYNFRKIVFYLLISTTFSVLSFYLFDRNLFVGIVLLLLFLAMVMKLEKEQLKKIFLKK, encoded by the coding sequence TTGAATCCGTTAAAAAAACTTTTTAAACAGACCTTTATTTATGGTTTGGCTACGGTATTGCCCAGAATGCTATCGTTTCTTTTAACACCCTTGTATGTTACAGTTCTGGCGACAGATGGATATGGCGAAGTTTCAATAATTTTTGCTTGGTTTGCCATTTTTAATGTGCTACTTGCCTACGGCATGGAAACGGCCTTTTTTCGTTTTTATCACGACGCCGGGCTCAACAAAAAAACAGTTGTTACCACATCATTGTTATCCATAGGGGGATCGTCCTTACTATTTATGCTCCTTGCTTTTATATTTAAGGGAGCCGTTTCATCCTTCAGTGATATAGAACCACAATTTATTACCTACGCCATTTGGATCCTAGTATTGGATGCCTTGGTGATCATTCCGTTTTCTTGGTTAAGGGCAAACGAGAAGCCGATGCGATATGCCTTGGTGAAAATCACCAATGTGGTGATCAACCTCGGTTTGAATTGCTTTTTCCTTATCGCACTTCCTATAATAGCTGAAAAGAGCCCAGATTCGTTTTTAGGCGGTCTTTACAGGCCTAACTTTGAAATCTCCTACATATTCATTTCCATGCTTATGGCAAGCGCTACAACCCTGCTTTTGATGTTGCGCTTGTATCTTAGGAGGCCTTACGTCTTCGATCGGGTAATATGGAGCAGTATGATAAAATATGCGGCTCCAGTATTGATTGCCGGTATTGCCTTTACGATCAATGAGGTGTTCGATCGAATTTTGTTGGATTGGCTTTTGCCAGATGATATTGCCGAGAGTGAGATTGGGAAATATTCGGCTTGTTATAAGCTCACCTTATTTATGACGCTATTTGCAACCGCTTTTAGGATGGGCATAGAGCCTTTCTTTTTTAGTCATTCCAAAAGTGAAAACCCACAAAAGGCCTATGCACAGATTACCAATTATTTTGTGATTTTGGGAAGTGTCATTTTACTCTCTGTGGTGGTCTTTGCAGATGTCCTCAAACTGATTATCGTACCCAATCCGGATTATTGGGAGGCCATGTCTGTAGTGCCCATTATTCTATTGGCCAGTTTTTGTTTGGGTATCTATCACAATCTATCCGTTTGGTACAAGGTCACGGACCGCACTAAAATAGGCGCCTATATTTCTATTGTGGGCGCGATCCTGACCATTGTTATCAATTATGTGTTTATCCCCTATTTTGGTTATAAGGCCTCAGCTGTGGCTACCCTTGTTGCCTATGGCACCATGATGGTCATGTCCTTCTATTTTGGCAAAATGTATTATCCCATCCCTTATAATTTCCGTAAAATTGTATTCTATTTGCTAATATCCACTACTTTTTCTGTCCTGTCATTTTATCTTTTTGATAGAAATCTGTTCGTAGGAATTGTACTTTTGTTGCTGTTCCTTGCTATGGTCATGAAATTGGAGAAAGAACAACTTAAAAAAATATTTCTAAAAAAATGA
- the atpB gene encoding F0F1 ATP synthase subunit A, with the protein MKIVSKYFSNIALLFIFLTTFNGYSTSEPAQEGEVNGEEEVSEYILHHIKDAHDFHLFSYTNSEGARKHVGFPLPVIVWSSNGLVTFMSSEFHHDDNGEVLVERNGLKFAKVHSKIYELPASAEAAEFDEEHHIENGAKVLDLSITKSVVGILLVGLLMLLGFSALARQYKNKNIPTGLGRVLEPLVIYVRDEIARPNIGEKKYRKFTGYLLTVFFFIWILNLLGLTPFGFNVTGQLAVTAALAIFTLIIYTVSGNKDYWQHILWMPGVPVLIRPVLAIIELAGAFLIKPFSLLVRLFANISAGHIVVMSLIAIMFTLKNSLGVVGATGLSLVLSFFITLIEVLVAFLQAYIFTMLSALFIGMAVAEHDHDHAHEDHGHEIPDA; encoded by the coding sequence ATGAAGATAGTATCCAAATACTTTAGCAATATTGCCTTATTATTCATTTTTTTAACCACTTTTAATGGTTACTCTACTTCTGAGCCTGCCCAAGAAGGGGAAGTCAATGGGGAAGAGGAGGTTTCAGAATACATCTTACACCACATCAAAGATGCTCACGACTTTCATTTGTTTTCATATACGAATAGTGAAGGGGCGCGTAAACATGTTGGGTTTCCGCTTCCGGTAATCGTATGGTCTAGCAATGGTTTGGTGACATTTATGTCATCGGAGTTTCACCACGATGATAATGGGGAAGTCCTTGTAGAAAGAAACGGACTTAAATTTGCAAAAGTTCACAGTAAAATATATGAGTTGCCAGCAAGTGCTGAGGCAGCCGAATTTGATGAGGAGCACCATATAGAAAATGGAGCAAAGGTGCTGGACTTGTCGATCACAAAAAGTGTTGTAGGAATATTGCTCGTTGGATTGTTGATGCTTTTAGGTTTTTCTGCCCTGGCGAGACAGTACAAGAACAAAAACATTCCTACCGGACTTGGTCGTGTTTTGGAGCCCTTGGTGATCTATGTTAGGGATGAGATTGCAAGGCCAAACATTGGTGAAAAAAAATACAGGAAATTTACAGGATATCTCTTGACCGTATTTTTCTTCATTTGGATATTGAACCTTTTGGGCTTAACCCCATTTGGATTTAATGTAACCGGTCAGCTAGCCGTAACAGCTGCGCTAGCCATCTTTACTTTAATCATTTATACAGTTAGCGGTAACAAGGATTACTGGCAACATATTTTATGGATGCCTGGTGTTCCTGTTCTAATTAGACCAGTATTGGCTATTATTGAATTGGCAGGGGCATTTTTGATCAAGCCTTTTTCACTGTTGGTTCGACTTTTTGCGAATATATCAGCGGGCCATATCGTGGTAATGAGTTTGATAGCGATTATGTTTACCCTGAAAAATAGTTTAGGGGTTGTAGGTGCAACAGGACTTTCTTTGGTGTTATCATTTTTTATAACATTGATAGAAGTATTGGTAGCGTTTTTACAGGCCTATATTTTCACTATGCTTTCCGCCTTGTTTATAGGTATGGCGGTAGCAGAACACGATCATGATCATGCACATGAAGATCACGGTCACGAAATTCCAGATGCTTAA
- a CDS encoding AtpZ/AtpI family protein: MDQPKPPKKKNTGLQNAAKLSGVGIQMGLTIYLGNLLGSWLDGKFETTYLEISITLAAIFLSMYSMIRQVNNLNK; encoded by the coding sequence ATGGATCAGCCAAAGCCTCCTAAGAAAAAGAATACAGGCCTTCAGAATGCAGCAAAACTATCCGGTGTTGGCATTCAAATGGGCCTGACCATATATTTAGGAAATCTTTTGGGCTCCTGGTTGGACGGAAAGTTTGAGACCACATATTTAGAAATTTCAATTACGTTAGCGGCAATTTTTTTATCCATGTATTCCATGATTCGCCAAGTTAACAACCTTAATAAATAG
- a CDS encoding sugar phosphate nucleotidyltransferase gives MKIIVPMAGRGSRLRPHTLTVPKPLIPVAGKPIVHRLVSDIAKVLGEEIEEVAFILGDPAFFGEDVVESLKELAQSLGAKASIYRQDQPLGTGHAIMAAKESLSGPAVIAYADTLIRADFDLDKSADSVIWVKQVDQPEAYGVVKLNENGNILELVEKPATFVSDLAVIGIYYFKDVAVLKKELQYVLDNNIVHGGEYQINDGIKRMMEKGMKFAPGKVEEWMDCGNKNVTVETNRRMLGFLEKDGEKLVSDTVTLENAQIIEPCFIGEHVVLKNTTVGPYVSVGDHTVIENSTIKNSLIQNRNKISNANLDNAMVGNHVIFNGNFETISIGDYSVME, from the coding sequence ATGAAGATCATTGTACCAATGGCGGGCAGGGGATCCCGTTTAAGACCACATACCTTAACCGTGCCCAAACCTTTGATACCCGTGGCCGGTAAACCTATTGTACACCGTTTGGTGAGTGACATCGCCAAGGTGCTTGGAGAGGAGATAGAGGAGGTTGCCTTTATTTTGGGTGATCCAGCATTTTTTGGAGAGGATGTTGTGGAGAGTTTGAAGGAATTGGCCCAAAGTCTTGGCGCAAAAGCTTCTATTTATAGACAAGATCAACCCCTCGGTACAGGGCATGCTATAATGGCGGCCAAGGAATCCCTGAGTGGTCCAGCGGTAATTGCCTATGCAGATACGTTGATCAGAGCCGACTTTGATCTGGACAAATCTGCCGACAGTGTTATTTGGGTAAAACAGGTAGATCAACCTGAAGCCTATGGAGTAGTAAAATTAAATGAAAACGGGAATATTTTGGAGCTGGTAGAAAAGCCGGCGACATTTGTTTCTGATTTGGCAGTGATAGGGATCTATTATTTTAAGGATGTTGCCGTCCTTAAAAAGGAGCTTCAATATGTGCTGGATAATAATATTGTGCACGGAGGGGAATATCAGATCAATGATGGTATCAAACGCATGATGGAAAAGGGCATGAAATTTGCTCCAGGTAAGGTAGAAGAGTGGATGGATTGTGGTAATAAAAATGTTACCGTGGAAACCAACAGACGAATGTTGGGCTTTTTGGAAAAGGATGGGGAAAAATTGGTGTCTGATACGGTCACCTTAGAGAATGCCCAAATCATAGAGCCTTGTTTTATCGGGGAACATGTAGTCTTGAAAAATACCACTGTGGGCCCTTATGTGTCTGTTGGAGATCATACGGTAATTGAAAACTCTACCATAAAGAACAGTCTGATACAAAACAGGAATAAGATTAGCAATGCCAACTTGGACAATGCCATGGTGGGCAATCATGTAATCTTCAATGGAAATTTTGAGACCATTAGTATTGGAGATTATTCCGTAATGGAATAG
- a CDS encoding F0F1 ATP synthase subunit B: MDTLLNDFSPGLFIVQTILLLGLIFLMVKFAWKPILNSLNEREEGISDALAAAEAAKKEMQNVTADSERLLKEARVERESMIKEAREMKEKIVADARELAQAEGDKMIKQAQAAIESEKKAAVADIKNQVATLSVEIAEKVIKGQLSNDNKQLQLVEDMVGDIKLN; this comes from the coding sequence ATGGATACTTTATTAAACGATTTTTCACCGGGATTATTTATCGTTCAGACAATCTTATTGTTGGGATTGATTTTTCTAATGGTAAAATTTGCATGGAAGCCTATTCTTAATTCTTTAAATGAAAGAGAAGAAGGTATTTCTGATGCACTTGCTGCTGCTGAAGCCGCAAAAAAAGAAATGCAGAACGTAACTGCAGATAGCGAACGACTTTTGAAAGAAGCACGTGTAGAGCGTGAATCCATGATCAAAGAAGCTCGTGAGATGAAAGAGAAAATTGTTGCTGATGCGAGGGAATTGGCCCAAGCGGAAGGTGATAAAATGATCAAACAGGCACAAGCGGCCATTGAAAGCGAAAAGAAAGCGGCAGTTGCCGATATAAAGAATCAAGTAGCTACTCTTTCTGTTGAGATAGCAGAAAAAGTGATCAAAGGTCAATTGTCCAACGATAACAAGCAATTACAACTTGTTGAGGATATGGTTGGTGATATTAAGCTTAACTAA
- the atpA gene encoding F0F1 ATP synthase subunit alpha: MAGVKAAEVSAILKKQLSGFEASASLDEVGTVLQIGDGIARVYGLSNVQYGELVEFEGGLQGIVLNLEEDNVGVVLLSPSRDIKEGSVVKRTQTIASINVGEGIVGRVVNTLGAPIDGKGPIAGETYKMPLERKAPGVIFRQPVNEPLQTGIKAIDAMIPVGRGQRELVIGDRQTGKTTVCIDTILNQKEFYDAGEPVYCIYVAIGQKASTVANIAKTLEDKGALAYTTIVAANASDPAPMQVYAPFAGAAIGEYFRDTGRPALIIYDDLSKQAVAYREISLLLRRPPGREAYPGDVFYLHSRLLERAAKVIADDKIASEMNDLPEVLKPMVKGGGSLTALPIIETQAGDVSAYIPTNVISITDGQIFLEQDLFNQGVRPAINVGISVSRVGGNAQIKSMKKVAGTLKLDQAQFRELEAFAKFGSDLDAATLNVIEKGRRNVEILKQAQNDPFTVEDQVAIIYAGSKNLLRNVPVEKVKEFERDYIDFLNAKHRDVLDLLKAGKLTDEVVDTLTVVSKDLSAKYVK, translated from the coding sequence ATGGCAGGAGTAAAAGCCGCTGAAGTATCAGCAATATTGAAAAAACAGTTATCAGGATTCGAAGCCTCAGCTTCATTGGATGAAGTAGGTACCGTATTACAGATTGGTGATGGTATCGCAAGGGTTTACGGTCTTTCCAATGTCCAATACGGAGAATTGGTAGAGTTTGAAGGAGGCCTTCAAGGAATCGTTCTTAACTTGGAAGAAGACAATGTTGGTGTGGTTTTGTTAAGTCCATCCAGAGACATTAAAGAAGGATCTGTTGTTAAACGTACGCAAACAATTGCCTCTATCAATGTGGGTGAAGGTATTGTTGGTCGTGTAGTAAACACCTTAGGTGCTCCTATTGATGGGAAGGGACCAATTGCTGGCGAAACTTATAAAATGCCATTGGAGCGTAAGGCACCAGGGGTAATTTTCCGTCAGCCGGTAAACGAGCCGTTACAAACAGGGATCAAGGCAATCGATGCCATGATTCCAGTAGGTAGAGGTCAGCGTGAATTGGTTATTGGTGACCGTCAGACTGGAAAGACTACGGTTTGTATTGATACCATTCTAAACCAAAAAGAATTTTACGATGCAGGGGAGCCTGTATATTGTATATATGTAGCTATTGGCCAAAAGGCTTCAACAGTTGCAAACATCGCAAAAACACTAGAGGATAAAGGGGCTTTGGCCTATACCACTATTGTTGCTGCAAACGCATCAGATCCTGCTCCTATGCAGGTGTATGCGCCATTTGCAGGAGCTGCAATTGGAGAGTACTTTAGAGATACCGGTCGTCCAGCTTTGATTATCTATGATGATTTGTCAAAACAGGCTGTGGCTTACCGTGAGATTTCCCTATTGTTGAGACGCCCACCGGGACGTGAGGCATATCCTGGGGATGTATTCTACCTTCACTCCAGATTATTGGAGCGTGCTGCAAAAGTTATTGCTGATGACAAGATTGCCAGTGAGATGAATGATCTTCCTGAGGTCTTAAAACCAATGGTTAAAGGTGGTGGATCATTAACTGCATTACCAATCATTGAAACACAAGCAGGTGACGTTTCCGCTTATATCCCTACCAACGTAATTTCTATTACAGATGGACAGATATTCTTGGAGCAAGATTTGTTCAACCAAGGGGTTCGTCCGGCAATTAACGTGGGTATTTCTGTATCACGTGTTGGAGGTAACGCACAGATAAAGTCAATGAAAAAGGTAGCAGGTACCTTGAAACTGGATCAGGCACAATTCCGTGAATTGGAAGCGTTTGCTAAATTTGGTTCGGATCTGGATGCCGCAACATTGAACGTAATTGAAAAAGGACGTAGAAACGTTGAGATATTGAAACAAGCCCAAAATGATCCTTTTACTGTAGAAGATCAGGTAGCTATCATTTACGCAGGTTCAAAAAACTTGTTGAGAAATGTTCCTGTAGAAAAGGTAAAAGAATTTGAAAGGGATTATATCGATTTCTTGAATGCTAAGCATAGAGATGTATTGGATTTATTAAAAGCAGGGAAATTGACAGATGAGGTTGTTGATACTTTGACCGTTGTTTCCAAAGATCTTTCTGCTAAATACGTAAAATAA
- the dut gene encoding dUTP diphosphatase: MNIKIINSSNHPLPHYETLASAGMDLRANITESITLKPLERAIIPTGLFIELPIGCEAQVRPRSGLAAKKGVTVLNAPGTVDADYRGEIGVILVNLSNIPFTVENGERIAQLVVAKHERAEWTEVEKLSETARGEGGFGSTGVK; this comes from the coding sequence ATGAATATCAAGATAATCAATAGTTCCAACCATCCTTTGCCTCATTATGAGACGTTGGCTTCTGCCGGGATGGATTTGCGCGCCAATATCACTGAATCTATAACTCTTAAGCCATTGGAACGTGCTATCATACCAACTGGTCTATTTATTGAATTGCCCATAGGGTGTGAAGCCCAGGTTAGGCCCAGAAGTGGGTTGGCTGCCAAGAAAGGGGTAACGGTATTAAATGCCCCTGGGACAGTGGATGCAGACTATAGGGGAGAAATAGGCGTTATTTTGGTAAACTTGTCCAACATACCTTTCACCGTGGAGAACGGAGAGCGAATCGCACAGTTGGTGGTCGCAAAACATGAACGGGCAGAATGGACCGAAGTGGAGAAATTGTCAGAAACCGCAAGAGGCGAGGGAGGCTTTGGCAGCACCGGGGTAAAATAG
- a CDS encoding tetratricopeptide repeat protein, with the protein MKKRLRFLLLLIAVFMTVGQGIAQEPEESAEVTLETVSDEFQEKFFEALKQKGIENYDRAINLFLECKKMDEDNPVIDHELAKCYVLNRDYINAQTYVQVAINKAPENFWYLHTLVEIVEKQGNSFDAVRAAIPYNNQTLRENLAQIYYDHQNYDNALFVLEGLKKTTAIDKLRMKLADAKGEGNVSTGEEEVEQPAAEEENPLALYTKRIAQLIENKDFAQVGDISKEALESFPLQPYFYYTRGLALNQLSKFKEAIAIMEEGLDYLLDDQELANKFHKELANAYKALGNSSKANMYLSKIKTGS; encoded by the coding sequence ATGAAAAAAAGACTGCGTTTTCTATTGCTTCTTATAGCGGTTTTTATGACCGTAGGGCAAGGTATTGCCCAAGAACCCGAAGAAAGTGCAGAAGTAACCTTGGAAACGGTTTCAGATGAATTTCAAGAGAAGTTTTTTGAAGCCTTAAAGCAAAAGGGAATCGAAAACTATGATCGCGCCATCAATCTATTTTTAGAATGCAAGAAGATGGATGAAGATAATCCGGTCATTGATCATGAGCTTGCTAAATGCTATGTTTTGAACAGGGATTATATCAATGCTCAGACTTATGTACAGGTGGCCATAAACAAGGCTCCTGAAAATTTCTGGTACCTCCATACCCTTGTCGAGATAGTAGAAAAGCAGGGGAATTCCTTTGATGCTGTGAGGGCGGCTATACCTTACAATAACCAGACGTTAAGAGAGAATCTGGCCCAGATCTATTATGATCACCAAAACTATGACAATGCCCTGTTTGTACTGGAAGGACTAAAAAAGACAACTGCAATTGACAAATTGAGGATGAAATTGGCCGATGCCAAAGGGGAGGGAAACGTCAGTACCGGGGAAGAGGAGGTAGAACAGCCTGCTGCAGAGGAAGAGAACCCTTTAGCGTTGTACACAAAGCGAATTGCACAATTGATAGAAAATAAGGATTTTGCCCAGGTGGGAGATATTTCAAAAGAAGCCCTTGAGTCATTTCCGCTGCAACCTTATTTCTATTACACCAGGGGGTTGGCATTGAATCAATTAAGCAAATTTAAAGAGGCAATTGCCATAATGGAAGAGGGATTGGATTACCTGTTGGATGATCAGGAACTCGCAAATAAATTTCACAAAGAATTGGCAAACGCTTATAAAGCATTGGGAAATTCTTCAAAGGCAAATATGTATCTTAGTAAAATAAAAACAGGGTCCTAA
- a CDS encoding bactofilin family protein: MFSDNKKTRVVTEVGGQPNRIEKNTKIKGDIVSEADFRIDGKLDGNVKTSGKVVIGKDGYIHGKVECVNADIEGNFNGELLVDDLLTLKASAVIEGTVVVSKLAVEPGATFNAACTMKGKGSAAAINKTTTANGSAKAS; encoded by the coding sequence ATGTTTTCAGACAACAAAAAGACCCGTGTAGTAACGGAAGTCGGCGGACAGCCCAACCGAATTGAAAAAAATACAAAGATCAAAGGCGATATCGTCTCTGAAGCCGATTTTAGAATAGACGGGAAACTGGACGGCAACGTTAAAACCTCTGGTAAAGTAGTAATTGGCAAGGATGGGTATATCCACGGGAAAGTGGAATGCGTCAATGCCGATATAGAGGGGAATTTCAATGGAGAGCTTTTGGTGGATGACCTACTGACCCTAAAGGCATCAGCTGTCATAGAAGGGACCGTTGTGGTATCTAAACTGGCAGTTGAGCCAGGAGCTACTTTCAATGCCGCCTGTACCATGAAAGGGAAAGGTAGTGCTGCGGCGATAAACAAGACCACCACAGCCAATGGATCAGCCAAAGCCTCCTAA
- a CDS encoding DUF6168 family protein produces MLKKVLFQVLLFGFLFCSGFYTHRFILESNEILIQLPLFQIYLFHGIFSLIICASFQILSSYEKFASQLGFIYLGTFLLKLLLFAIIFNGLLFNNEANSLTNKISLLAPVFIFLLFEVIIIAKILGKAEYENK; encoded by the coding sequence TTGTTAAAAAAGGTTCTCTTCCAAGTCCTCCTTTTTGGGTTTTTATTTTGTAGCGGATTTTACACCCATCGTTTCATTTTAGAGTCAAATGAAATTTTGATTCAACTTCCGCTGTTCCAGATATATCTTTTTCACGGCATTTTTTCGCTGATAATTTGTGCTTCCTTTCAGATATTATCCTCTTACGAAAAGTTCGCTTCCCAGCTTGGCTTTATTTATTTGGGAACCTTCCTTTTAAAGCTGTTGCTCTTCGCAATTATTTTTAACGGATTATTGTTTAACAATGAGGCTAACTCCCTAACAAATAAGATTTCACTATTGGCCCCAGTGTTCATATTTCTCCTTTTTGAGGTGATTATAATCGCTAAAATATTGGGTAAGGCCGAATACGAGAATAAATAA
- the atpG gene encoding ATP synthase F1 subunit gamma translates to MANLKEIRNRIGSVSSTMQITSAMKMVSAAKLKKAQDAITAMRPYSDKLTELLQSLSASLDADSGSKFSENREVNKVLIVAITSNRGLCGAFNTNIIKKSTLLAKETYAGKQVEFMAIGKKANDILAKKFKVVSNHSKVYDDLNFDNVAVIAEDLMKLFVDGSYDKIDIVYNKFKNAATQIVMTEQFLPIIPVEGEAPNNADYIFEPSKLEIVEELIPKSLKTQLYKGIRDSFASEHGARMTAMHKATDNATELRDQLKLTYNKARQAAITNEILEIVGGAEALNN, encoded by the coding sequence ATGGCAAACTTAAAAGAAATACGTAATAGAATAGGTTCCGTTTCCTCAACGATGCAGATCACCAGCGCCATGAAAATGGTTTCTGCTGCAAAATTGAAGAAGGCCCAGGATGCCATCACGGCAATGAGGCCTTATTCGGATAAGTTGACTGAGCTATTACAAAGTCTAAGTGCAAGCTTGGATGCTGATTCTGGTAGTAAATTTTCTGAGAACCGTGAGGTGAATAAGGTATTGATTGTGGCCATTACCTCCAATAGGGGGCTTTGTGGAGCTTTCAACACCAACATTATCAAGAAAAGTACGCTTTTGGCCAAAGAAACCTATGCTGGGAAACAGGTAGAGTTTATGGCAATTGGTAAAAAGGCAAATGATATCCTTGCCAAGAAATTTAAAGTCGTTTCAAACCATAGTAAGGTTTATGACGATCTAAATTTTGACAATGTGGCTGTAATTGCCGAAGATCTAATGAAGCTTTTTGTCGATGGGTCTTATGATAAGATCGATATTGTTTACAACAAATTTAAGAACGCTGCCACACAGATCGTGATGACGGAGCAGTTTCTTCCAATTATACCTGTAGAAGGGGAGGCGCCTAATAATGCAGATTATATTTTTGAGCCTTCAAAATTGGAGATCGTTGAGGAGCTAATTCCTAAGTCGCTAAAAACGCAACTGTACAAAGGAATACGTGATTCTTTTGCCAGCGAGCACGGTGCCCGTATGACAGCTATGCACAAGGCTACCGATAATGCCACTGAATTGAGAGACCAATTGAAACTAACGTACAACAAGGCGAGACAAGCGGCCATTACCAATGAGATCCTAGAGATTGTTGGTGGGGCTGAGGCTTTGAACAACTAA